A genomic stretch from Candidatus Latescibacterota bacterium includes:
- a CDS encoding VIT family protein, with amino-acid sequence MDAHRERHYAERIGWLRAAVLGANDGIVSTASLVVGVAAASAGHREVLVAGLAGLVAGAMSMAAGEYVSVSSQSDTEKADLARERLELETDPEFELKELAAIYEERGLTPELSREVAEQLTRHDALGAHARDELGLTEVHSARPLQAALASAATFAVGAALPLAIAGFATGRALIPSVAAASLLSLALLGGMAARAGGAGVAKGSLRVTLWGSLAMAATAALGTAFGGLG; translated from the coding sequence ATGGACGCACACCGAGAACGTCACTACGCCGAGCGAATCGGCTGGCTCCGCGCCGCCGTGCTGGGCGCCAACGACGGCATCGTCTCCACGGCGAGCCTGGTGGTGGGGGTGGCCGCGGCCAGCGCGGGGCACCGGGAGGTGTTGGTGGCGGGGCTGGCGGGTCTGGTGGCCGGGGCGATGTCCATGGCGGCGGGGGAGTACGTTTCCGTCAGCTCGCAGTCCGACACCGAGAAAGCCGATCTGGCCCGGGAGCGGCTCGAGCTCGAGACCGATCCCGAGTTCGAGCTGAAGGAGCTGGCGGCGATCTACGAGGAGCGCGGCCTCACGCCGGAGCTGTCCCGCGAGGTGGCCGAGCAGCTCACGCGGCACGACGCCCTCGGCGCCCACGCACGCGACGAGCTGGGACTGACCGAGGTCCACAGCGCGCGTCCCCTGCAGGCCGCGCTGGCCTCGGCGGCAACCTTCGCCGTGGGCGCCGCGCTGCCCCTGGCGATCGCAGGCTTCGCGACGGGCCGGGCGCTGATCCCGAGCGTGGCCGCGGCCTCACTGCTGAGCCTGGCGCTTCTCGGCGGCATGGCGGCGCGCGCGGGCGGTGCGGGCGTGGCGAAGGGATCGCTGCGGGTCACGCTCTGGGGCAGCCTGGCGATGGCGGCGACGGCCGCGCTGGGCACGGCCTTCGGCGGACTCGGGTAA
- a CDS encoding protein kinase, with translation MIGRSLSHYRILEALGAGGMGEVYRAEDTRLRRQVAIKLLPEGLAADAAALARFEQEARAVAALSHPNILAIFELGRDADLTFVVTELLEGETLRALLAREGALPPARASAIARDVAAGLAASHARGIVHRDLKPENVFVTAAGAKILDFGLAKVQLAPTDDDSTQSAHTRPGALVGTPAYMAPEQLRGEAVGAAADLFAFGVMLQEMLTGAHPFRGASLPETTSAILRDAPPAPAPSLPAGLRRILASCLDKSAARRALDAAAILDLLAQAPTAEAEALDSLAVLPFVNESDDEDAEYLSEGIADTLIDNLCRLPGLRVMASSTVLRASRAGGDLRELGQSLGVRAVLAGRLRRHRDRLIVRTELVDARDGTRLWGAHYQRPAADLLAIEHEIAREIGENLRLELSREQRARLARGHTENAEAHEAYLQGRFVWNRWKTADGMKTAIGFFEKALALDPLYARAFAGLADSYSVLGNVKALPPEQAYPRAKSAAEQGLAVDPELAELHTSLGFIHRHWDWDWDAAAASYERAIAANPDYATAHRWYALLLTGLARHDAALPLIHRARELEPSSVILRTSVGDVYFYARRYEEAMEHYRAAIAMDAESLAGHTDLARALELSGRYEEAIAEYTRGRVIAAGAAPDPSSGLAHVYARMGRRDDALAILEQLLAMRAERYISPYGIGSIYASLGEVETALDWLERAFDEHDQTLVLLKVHPRLDPLHGHPRYAALLARMRLDRC, from the coding sequence ATGATCGGCCGGAGCCTGTCGCACTACCGCATCCTCGAAGCCCTGGGCGCGGGAGGCATGGGCGAGGTCTATCGCGCCGAGGACACGCGGCTCCGGCGGCAGGTGGCGATCAAGCTCCTGCCCGAGGGGCTGGCCGCGGACGCCGCCGCCCTCGCGCGCTTCGAGCAGGAGGCGCGGGCGGTGGCGGCGCTGTCGCACCCGAACATCCTCGCGATCTTCGAGCTGGGGCGGGACGCGGACCTGACCTTCGTCGTCACCGAGCTGCTAGAGGGCGAAACGCTGCGCGCGCTGCTCGCGCGCGAGGGCGCCCTGCCGCCGGCGCGGGCGTCGGCGATCGCGCGGGACGTGGCCGCCGGCCTCGCCGCCAGCCACGCGCGAGGGATCGTGCACCGGGATCTGAAGCCGGAGAACGTCTTCGTGACGGCGGCCGGCGCGAAGATCCTCGACTTCGGCCTGGCCAAGGTGCAGCTCGCGCCCACGGACGACGACAGCACCCAGAGCGCGCACACGCGGCCCGGCGCGCTCGTCGGCACGCCCGCCTACATGGCCCCGGAGCAGCTGCGGGGGGAGGCGGTGGGAGCGGCGGCGGACCTCTTCGCCTTCGGCGTCATGCTCCAGGAGATGCTCACCGGCGCGCACCCCTTTCGCGGGGCGTCCCTCCCCGAGACCACGAGCGCCATCCTGCGCGACGCCCCGCCCGCCCCGGCGCCGTCGCTGCCGGCAGGGCTTCGGCGCATTCTCGCCAGCTGCCTCGACAAGTCCGCCGCTCGGCGCGCGCTGGATGCGGCGGCCATCCTCGACCTGCTGGCGCAGGCGCCCACGGCCGAGGCCGAGGCCCTGGACTCGCTGGCCGTGCTCCCCTTCGTCAACGAGAGCGACGACGAGGACGCCGAGTACCTGAGCGAGGGCATCGCCGACACGCTGATCGACAACCTCTGCCGCCTGCCGGGCCTGCGCGTCATGGCCAGCAGCACGGTGCTGCGCGCGTCGCGTGCCGGGGGCGATCTGCGCGAGCTGGGCCAGTCCCTCGGCGTGCGGGCCGTGCTGGCGGGACGGCTGCGCCGCCATCGCGACCGGCTCATCGTGCGCACCGAGCTGGTGGACGCCCGCGACGGCACGCGCCTCTGGGGCGCCCACTACCAGCGCCCGGCGGCGGACCTGCTCGCGATCGAGCACGAGATCGCCCGCGAGATCGGCGAGAACCTGCGGCTCGAGCTGAGCCGCGAGCAGCGCGCGCGCCTCGCCCGCGGCCACACCGAGAACGCGGAGGCGCACGAGGCCTACCTGCAGGGGCGTTTCGTCTGGAACCGCTGGAAGACGGCCGATGGCATGAAGACGGCGATCGGCTTCTTCGAGAAGGCCCTCGCCCTCGACCCGCTCTACGCGCGCGCCTTCGCCGGCCTGGCCGACAGCTACAGCGTCCTCGGCAACGTGAAGGCGCTGCCGCCCGAGCAGGCCTATCCGCGCGCGAAGTCGGCGGCCGAGCAGGGGCTGGCGGTGGATCCCGAGCTGGCCGAGCTGCACACCTCGCTGGGCTTCATCCATCGCCACTGGGACTGGGACTGGGACGCCGCGGCGGCGTCCTACGAGCGGGCGATCGCCGCCAATCCGGACTACGCCACGGCCCACCGCTGGTACGCCCTGCTGCTGACGGGGCTCGCCCGCCACGACGCGGCGCTGCCCCTGATCCACCGCGCGCGCGAGCTGGAGCCAAGCTCGGTGATCCTGCGCACGTCGGTGGGGGACGTCTACTTCTACGCGCGGCGCTACGAGGAGGCCATGGAGCACTATCGCGCGGCCATCGCCATGGATGCCGAGAGCCTGGCCGGGCACACCGACCTCGCCCGCGCGCTCGAGCTCTCCGGCCGCTACGAGGAGGCGATCGCCGAGTACACGCGCGGGCGCGTGATCGCGGCGGGCGCGGCGCCGGATCCGTCGTCGGGGCTGGCGCACGTCTACGCGCGCATGGGCCGCCGCGACGACGCCCTCGCGATCCTGGAGCAGCTCCTCGCCATGCGGGCCGAGCGCTACATCTCGCCCTACGGGATCGGGTCGATCTACGCGAGCCTGGGCGAGGTGGAGACCGCGCTGGACTGGCTGGAGCGCGCCTTCGACGAGCACGACCAGACCCTCGTGCTGCTCAAGGTGCACCCGCGCCTGGATCCGCTGCACGGGCATCCGCGCTACGCGGCGCTGCTGGCGCGCATGCGACTGGACCGGTGCTAG
- a CDS encoding response regulator transcription factor: protein MPRILIVEDEPAMATALMDGFSFEGYKIQLAEDGEAALVAVEEAPPDLMILDLMLPRKSGLDVCKELRAAGSALPIIMLTARSQELDKVLGLKLGADDYVTKPFSFAELLARVEAVLRRASSGEPAESALGRRRFGDVEVDFEAGTLRRAGESQELSRRELRLLEYFLRHSGQVLSRQQILDAVWDYDTAPITRTVDMHVSKLRAKLEEDPADPRWIVTVHRVGYKFTG, encoded by the coding sequence ATGCCTAGAATCCTGATCGTTGAGGACGAGCCCGCCATGGCCACCGCGCTGATGGACGGCTTCAGCTTCGAGGGCTACAAGATCCAGCTCGCGGAGGACGGCGAGGCCGCCCTGGTGGCGGTGGAGGAAGCGCCGCCGGATCTCATGATCCTCGACCTCATGCTGCCGCGAAAGAGCGGCCTCGACGTCTGCAAGGAGCTGCGGGCGGCCGGGAGCGCGCTGCCGATCATCATGCTGACCGCGCGCAGCCAGGAGCTGGACAAGGTGCTCGGGCTCAAGCTGGGGGCGGACGACTACGTCACCAAGCCCTTCAGCTTCGCCGAGCTGCTGGCCCGGGTGGAGGCGGTGCTGCGCCGCGCGTCGAGCGGCGAGCCCGCGGAGAGCGCGCTGGGGCGCCGGCGCTTCGGCGACGTGGAGGTGGACTTCGAGGCGGGCACGCTGCGCCGGGCGGGCGAGTCCCAGGAGCTGAGCCGGCGCGAGCTGCGCCTGCTGGAGTACTTCCTTCGCCACAGCGGGCAGGTGCTGAGCCGGCAGCAGATCCTCGACGCGGTCTGGGACTACGACACCGCGCCCATCACGCGCACGGTGGACATGCACGTCTCGAAGCTGCGCGCCAAGCTCGAGGAGGATCCGGCCGATCCGCGCTGGATCGTCACCGTGCATCGCGTGGGTTACAAGTTCACGGGGTAG
- a CDS encoding HAMP domain-containing histidine kinase, translating into MDTLRKIARSSAFWLGLVAVLAPLILLLGLQYRWLRRLGEAGDVLRQATLTNFVEAVSTEYEYYYRSRAERLLNVPAELFTEGRLQKMAGSWGSQELEGTRTLFVVDFTRAEFGNFLVYHPDEQRLVTPPSSDESLAIILACAPWQVRGAQRTVQGSGPLRVDEGDPANRIVLNPVANERGDLVGIAGFIVDEDFLRQRLLPKIVRKAFFAYFPQSNGESSDIGVLVTDRAGTPVLGSIGVVEASTVHRALPFLYTDWTLYLAQSVRAEEAWARTNFALNLALSLALALVLMGGLLFALRAARRAVRLSAMKSDFVSNVSHELRTPLASIRVYAELLRSGRVQGGEQVRHYGETIESESRRLSLLIENILDFSRIESGRKSYRLAPTQLESVVEAAVETFRRRPAARDFDVNYAGPDAALEPLLADAEALSRALGNLLDNALKYSGASREIDVTLRRTADEVCIAVRDRGIGIPREELARIFDRFHRVSKGLVHDVKGSGLGLAIVRHIAEAHGGRVGVESEPGAGSVFTLCLPLAGAGKETGAAGPRKEEHA; encoded by the coding sequence ATGGACACCTTGCGCAAGATCGCCCGCAGCTCCGCCTTCTGGCTGGGTCTGGTGGCCGTGCTGGCGCCGCTGATCCTGTTGCTGGGTCTTCAGTACCGCTGGCTGCGGCGTCTGGGCGAGGCGGGCGACGTCCTCCGCCAGGCCACCCTCACCAACTTCGTCGAGGCCGTCAGCACCGAGTACGAGTACTACTATCGCAGCCGGGCCGAGCGCCTGCTCAACGTGCCGGCCGAGCTCTTCACCGAGGGCCGGCTGCAGAAGATGGCCGGCAGCTGGGGAAGCCAGGAGCTCGAAGGCACGCGCACGCTCTTCGTCGTGGACTTCACGCGGGCGGAGTTCGGCAACTTCCTGGTCTACCACCCCGACGAGCAGCGCTTGGTCACGCCGCCCTCCTCGGACGAGAGCCTCGCCATCATCCTCGCCTGCGCGCCGTGGCAGGTGCGCGGCGCCCAGCGCACCGTGCAGGGCTCTGGCCCCTTGCGCGTCGACGAAGGCGACCCGGCCAACCGCATCGTCCTCAACCCCGTCGCCAACGAGCGCGGCGACCTGGTGGGGATCGCCGGCTTCATCGTCGACGAGGACTTCCTGCGCCAGCGCCTGCTGCCGAAGATCGTCCGCAAGGCCTTCTTCGCCTACTTCCCCCAGTCGAACGGCGAGTCGAGCGACATCGGCGTGCTGGTGACGGACCGCGCCGGCACCCCCGTGCTGGGGAGCATCGGCGTGGTGGAGGCTTCGACGGTGCACCGTGCCCTGCCCTTCCTCTACACCGACTGGACGCTCTACCTCGCTCAGTCGGTGCGCGCCGAGGAGGCCTGGGCGCGGACGAACTTCGCGCTGAACCTGGCGCTCTCGCTCGCGCTCGCCCTCGTGCTCATGGGCGGGCTGCTCTTCGCGCTGCGCGCCGCGCGGCGGGCCGTGCGGCTCAGCGCGATGAAGAGCGACTTCGTCTCCAACGTCAGCCACGAGCTGCGGACGCCGCTGGCGTCGATCCGCGTCTACGCCGAGCTGCTGCGCAGCGGGCGCGTCCAGGGCGGGGAGCAGGTGCGGCACTACGGCGAGACGATCGAATCCGAGTCGCGCCGGCTGTCCCTGCTGATCGAGAACATCCTCGACTTCTCGCGCATCGAGAGCGGCCGCAAGAGCTACCGGCTCGCGCCGACCCAGCTCGAGTCGGTGGTGGAGGCCGCGGTGGAGACCTTCCGCCGCCGTCCCGCCGCCCGCGACTTCGATGTTAACTACGCGGGCCCCGACGCCGCGCTCGAGCCGCTGCTCGCCGACGCCGAAGCCCTGAGCCGGGCGCTGGGCAACCTGCTCGACAACGCGCTCAAGTACTCGGGGGCCAGCCGCGAGATCGACGTGACGCTGCGCCGCACGGCCGACGAGGTCTGCATCGCCGTGCGGGATCGCGGCATCGGCATTCCGCGCGAGGAGCTGGCGCGCATCTTCGACCGCTTCCACCGCGTGAGCAAGGGACTGGTGCACGACGTCAAGGGCAGCGGCCTGGGCCTGGCGATCGTGCGGCACATCGCCGAGGCCCACGGCGGCCGGGTGGGCGTGGAGAGCGAGCCCGGCGCCGGCAGCGTCTTCACGCTCTGTCTCCCGCTGGCAGGCGCGGGGAAGGAAACGGGCGCCGCCGGGCCCCGTAAGGAGGAGCATGCCTAG
- a CDS encoding PDZ domain-containing protein, with product MQRLAFTVLLVLTLFTAAVWYAPAWAGEYEKCTMDTQACLNKMTEMLKTTGWVGIEYEPREEGGLDVKRVVPESPAAAAGLEPGDLITAMYGIEFKKGNDDKLKKARKDFAPGQEVVYTVLRDGANKTITLTLAPMPADVMAQWIGRHMMDHAQVADVASANP from the coding sequence ATGCAGCGACTCGCCTTTACCGTGTTGCTGGTCCTGACGCTCTTCACCGCCGCCGTCTGGTACGCCCCCGCCTGGGCCGGGGAGTACGAGAAGTGCACGATGGACACGCAGGCCTGCCTCAACAAGATGACCGAGATGCTCAAGACCACCGGCTGGGTGGGCATCGAGTACGAGCCCCGCGAGGAGGGCGGCCTGGACGTGAAGCGCGTCGTCCCCGAGAGCCCCGCGGCGGCCGCCGGCCTCGAGCCCGGCGACCTGATCACCGCGATGTACGGGATCGAGTTCAAGAAGGGCAACGACGACAAGCTGAAGAAGGCCCGCAAGGACTTCGCGCCCGGACAGGAAGTTGTCTACACGGTGCTCCGTGACGGCGCGAACAAGACGATCACGCTGACGCTGGCGCCCATGCCCGCGGACGTCATGGCCCAGTGGATCGGCCGCCACATGATGGATCACGCGCAGGTGGCCGACGTGGCCTCCGCCAACCCCTAG
- a CDS encoding SDR family oxidoreductase produces MAAAECKRVLITGASRGIGRASAEAFAAAGHRVAIHYQRAGDAARELAERLPGGPHPVVQADLADASAVLALEEMAADALGGLDVLVNNAGIYEEHPPLATRPADWRRAWERTLAVNLIAPALLSQLAARRMAAAGGGRIVNVSSRGAFRGEPTAPAYGASKAGLNACGQSLARALAPAGVLVFTVAPGWVETDMAADFLAGPEGAAIRGQSPLDRAASPAEIAAAVLWLGTDAPAYATGGIVDVNGASYLRS; encoded by the coding sequence GTGGCCGCAGCCGAATGCAAGCGAGTCCTGATCACGGGAGCCTCCCGCGGCATCGGCCGGGCCTCGGCCGAGGCCTTTGCCGCGGCGGGACATCGCGTGGCCATCCACTACCAGCGCGCCGGCGACGCCGCCCGCGAGCTGGCGGAGCGCCTGCCCGGCGGGCCGCACCCCGTGGTGCAGGCGGACCTCGCCGACGCGAGCGCGGTCCTCGCCCTGGAGGAGATGGCGGCCGACGCGCTGGGCGGCCTGGACGTGCTCGTCAACAACGCCGGCATCTACGAGGAGCACCCGCCCCTCGCAACGCGCCCCGCCGACTGGCGGCGCGCCTGGGAGCGGACCCTGGCGGTGAACCTGATCGCGCCGGCGCTGCTCAGCCAGCTCGCCGCCCGGCGGATGGCCGCGGCAGGGGGCGGGCGGATCGTCAACGTGAGCAGCCGCGGCGCCTTCCGCGGCGAGCCGACCGCGCCGGCCTACGGCGCGAGCAAGGCCGGCCTCAACGCCTGCGGCCAGTCGCTGGCCAGGGCGCTGGCGCCGGCCGGCGTGCTGGTCTTCACCGTGGCCCCGGGCTGGGTGGAGACGGACATGGCCGCGGACTTCCTGGCGGGGCCCGAGGGCGCCGCCATCCGCGGGCAGAGCCCGCTGGACCGGGCCGCGAGCCCGGCCGAGATCGCCGCCGCCGTGCTGTGGCTCGGCACCGACGCGCCGGCCTATGCCACCGGTGGCATCGTGGACGTCAACGGGGCCTCCTACCTGCGCAGCTAG
- a CDS encoding OmpA family protein: MNRRFVGAVHIVLLAALIVGPLGCASMSRQEKGAAMGGTAGAVIGGVIGKQLGNTAAGAIIGAAVGGAAGAYIGNYMDKQAAEMERDLEGAKIERIGEGIKVTFDSGILFAVNKADLSAPAQENLTKLSAILQKYDETNILIEGHTDSDGTEEYNQALSERRAGSVAAFLAEHQVASGRMSPVGYGEIQPIASNDTAEGKAANRRVEVAIMANDKLKKAAEQQVGG, from the coding sequence ATGAATCGCAGATTCGTCGGAGCCGTTCACATCGTGCTGCTCGCCGCGCTCATCGTGGGCCCGCTGGGCTGCGCCTCCATGTCGCGGCAGGAGAAGGGCGCCGCCATGGGCGGCACCGCGGGCGCCGTGATCGGCGGAGTCATCGGCAAGCAGCTGGGCAACACGGCCGCGGGCGCCATCATCGGCGCTGCGGTCGGCGGCGCGGCCGGCGCCTACATCGGCAACTACATGGACAAGCAGGCCGCCGAGATGGAGCGCGACCTCGAGGGCGCGAAGATCGAGCGGATCGGCGAGGGCATCAAGGTGACCTTCGACTCGGGCATCCTCTTCGCCGTGAACAAGGCCGACCTCAGCGCCCCCGCGCAGGAGAACCTGACCAAGCTCAGCGCGATCCTGCAGAAGTACGATGAGACGAACATCCTCATCGAGGGGCACACCGACTCCGACGGCACCGAGGAGTACAACCAGGCGCTGAGCGAGCGCCGCGCCGGCTCCGTGGCGGCCTTCCTGGCCGAGCACCAGGTGGCGTCCGGGCGCATGAGCCCGGTGGGCTACGGCGAGATCCAGCCCATCGCCAGCAACGACACGGCCGAGGGCAAGGCCGCGAACCGGCGCGTGGAGGTGGCGATCATGGCCAACGACAAGCTCAAGAAGGCCGCCGAGCAGCAGGTGGGCGGCTGA
- a CDS encoding glycosyltransferase family 2 protein: protein MTPRFSLIVATVGRVDEPARFLASLAAQGEPDWEVLLVDQNPDERLAPLVADWSARMPIAHLRCERGLSRARNAGLAAARGEIVAFPDDDCWYPDGLLPRIAQRLAAAPELAGLCVRGVDPTGRPLLTGSPETPGPLRRLQVWRQGISIGLFLRRDAVTAAGGFDERLGAGAGTPWGSGEETDLLLRLLESGRALVYDPAMHVVHPAPSALADATGLARARAYGRGMGEVLRRHALPRRLVAQQLLRALGGALLSALRGRGGRARLYLAALRGRWEGYRGLRP from the coding sequence GTGACGCCCCGCTTCTCGCTGATCGTCGCCACCGTGGGCCGCGTGGACGAGCCCGCGCGCTTCCTGGCCTCGCTCGCGGCGCAGGGCGAGCCCGACTGGGAAGTCCTGCTGGTGGATCAGAACCCGGACGAGCGTCTCGCGCCCCTCGTCGCCGACTGGAGCGCGCGGATGCCGATCGCGCACCTGCGCTGCGAGCGCGGGCTGTCGCGGGCGCGCAACGCGGGCCTGGCGGCGGCGCGAGGGGAGATCGTGGCCTTCCCCGACGACGACTGCTGGTACCCCGACGGGCTGCTGCCCCGCATCGCGCAGCGCCTGGCGGCGGCGCCGGAGCTGGCGGGGCTCTGCGTGCGCGGCGTCGACCCGACGGGCCGCCCGCTGCTCACGGGTTCGCCCGAAACCCCGGGGCCGCTGCGCCGTCTGCAGGTGTGGCGTCAGGGCATCTCCATCGGCCTCTTCCTCCGCAGGGACGCCGTGACGGCAGCGGGCGGCTTCGACGAGCGCCTGGGGGCCGGCGCGGGCACGCCCTGGGGCTCGGGCGAGGAGACGGACCTGCTTCTGCGCCTGCTGGAATCCGGCCGCGCGCTGGTCTACGATCCTGCGATGCACGTGGTCCATCCGGCGCCCTCAGCCCTCGCCGACGCCACCGGCCTCGCCCGCGCCCGCGCCTATGGCCGCGGGATGGGGGAGGTGCTGCGGCGGCACGCGCTGCCGCGGCGCCTGGTGGCGCAGCAGCTCCTGCGCGCGCTGGGCGGCGCGCTGCTGTCGGCGCTGCGTGGGCGGGGGGGGCGGGCCCGTCTCTACCTGGCGGCGCTGCGGGGCCGCTGGGAAGGCTACCGGGGGCTGCGCCCGTGA
- a CDS encoding CDP-glycerol glycerophosphotransferase family protein: MRRALRRALKLLARPPLLGLWLLSGFGRRDPRRWVFGSWYGRRFADNSKWLFLHLVAARPAGVDVTWISADRRLVASLRAAGLPAAHGWSLRGIRAQLAAGVCVFDVYTNDLNYWFTRGAKLVNLWHGIPLKRIERDIENPEHFIRRGTGGSALQRLAFRLGFPWMANRFDLMPASSPRCAALLAGAFGLPAERVAVTGFPRNDAILADAPPGPWDAEAHAALSRLKADGRRLVAYLPTFRDRDARRGTAAPLPIDWPALDAFCAARNLAVVVKLHGNDVLRLPDLGALPRLVALPAAADLYPLLGLFDVLVTDYSSIYFDYLLLDRPIVFFNFDQADYEAHSRSFYGDYDALTPGEKAPDFPRLLAALERALAEDAPDPRRREAIALWHSHRDADAAGRLAAEILRRFAPEARA, from the coding sequence GTGAGACGCGCCCTGCGCCGCGCGCTCAAGCTGCTCGCCCGTCCGCCGCTGCTCGGCCTGTGGCTGCTGTCGGGGTTCGGGCGCCGCGATCCGCGTCGCTGGGTCTTCGGCTCCTGGTACGGACGGCGTTTCGCCGACAACAGCAAGTGGCTCTTCCTCCATCTGGTGGCGGCGCGGCCCGCGGGCGTGGACGTCACCTGGATCAGCGCGGACCGCCGGCTCGTGGCGTCGCTGCGCGCGGCCGGCCTGCCCGCCGCGCACGGCTGGAGCCTGCGCGGGATTCGCGCGCAGCTGGCGGCGGGGGTCTGCGTCTTCGACGTCTACACCAACGACCTCAACTACTGGTTCACGCGGGGCGCGAAGCTCGTGAACCTCTGGCACGGCATTCCGCTCAAGCGAATCGAACGGGACATCGAGAACCCGGAGCACTTCATCCGGCGGGGCACGGGCGGCAGCGCGCTGCAGCGCCTGGCCTTTCGTCTCGGCTTCCCGTGGATGGCCAACCGCTTCGACCTCATGCCGGCCAGCTCGCCGCGCTGCGCCGCGCTGCTGGCGGGCGCCTTCGGCCTGCCGGCGGAGCGCGTGGCCGTCACCGGGTTCCCGCGCAACGACGCGATCCTCGCCGACGCGCCGCCCGGCCCCTGGGACGCGGAGGCCCACGCGGCGCTGAGCCGGCTCAAGGCCGACGGGCGGCGGCTCGTCGCCTACCTGCCGACCTTTCGGGACCGCGACGCACGCCGCGGCACGGCGGCGCCGCTGCCCATCGACTGGCCCGCGCTGGACGCGTTCTGCGCGGCGCGAAACCTCGCTGTCGTGGTGAAGCTGCACGGCAACGACGTCCTGCGCCTGCCCGACCTCGGCGCGCTCCCGCGCCTCGTCGCCCTGCCGGCCGCGGCGGACCTCTACCCGCTGCTCGGGCTCTTCGACGTGCTGGTCACCGACTACTCGTCGATCTACTTCGACTACCTGCTGCTCGACCGGCCCATCGTGTTCTTCAACTTCGACCAGGCCGACTACGAGGCCCACAGCCGCAGCTTCTACGGCGACTACGACGCGCTCACCCCGGGGGAGAAGGCGCCGGACTTCCCGCGCCTCCTGGCCGCGCTGGAACGCGCGCTCGCCGAGGACGCGCCGGACCCGCGGCGGCGCGAGGCCATCGCGCTCTGGCACAGCCATCGCGACGCCGACGCCGCCGGCCGCCTCGCCGCCGAGATCCTCCGCCGCTTCGCCCCGGAGGCGCGCGCGTGA
- a CDS encoding lipopolysaccharide biosynthesis protein, translating to MTPGAPPSLARRLLRGAGTVFAVQVAGTALGYLGQLALARWLGVSGYGRFAYVHTWSLLLANLAGLGLTPAALRFLPTYIERGEGRRYARFLAQACGWALGLSLLIALAILALARAGALGQYSEAWLAGAWLVPVFAMMNLHTQEGRTQGRLVLAMAPPNLLKYALLILSAGALLAVTGGPSARQLLAVFAGSMALLVLGQGLALRRSRAALPDGESAAGLLGEWMRVGTPLLLILVFMNLMAQADVLLVGSMLGDDAVGVYNAASRTAATVGFALFAVNAAAAPSLAALHATGRREELARLLAATSRWTFWPALAIALGFALAGKVVLGFFGAEFTRAYLPLLILCGGQLAAASVGLAGSLLNLTGHERLSASLLAGAAALNLLLNGMLIPRFGLPGAAVATTAALVVWSLALRVAARRRLGFDPFVLAGRSS from the coding sequence ATGACTCCCGGCGCCCCGCCGAGCCTGGCCCGACGCCTGCTGCGCGGCGCGGGCACCGTTTTCGCCGTCCAGGTGGCGGGCACGGCGCTCGGCTACCTCGGCCAGCTCGCCCTCGCCCGCTGGCTGGGCGTGTCTGGCTACGGGCGCTTCGCCTACGTCCACACCTGGTCGCTGCTGCTGGCGAACCTCGCGGGCCTGGGGCTCACGCCGGCGGCGCTGCGCTTCCTGCCCACCTACATCGAGCGGGGCGAGGGCCGTCGCTACGCCCGCTTCCTGGCGCAGGCGTGCGGCTGGGCGCTCGGCCTGTCCCTGCTGATCGCGCTGGCGATTCTCGCGCTGGCCCGGGCCGGCGCGCTGGGGCAGTACAGCGAGGCGTGGCTGGCCGGCGCGTGGCTGGTGCCCGTCTTCGCGATGATGAACCTGCACACCCAGGAAGGCCGCACCCAGGGACGGCTGGTGCTCGCCATGGCGCCGCCCAACCTGCTCAAGTACGCGCTGCTGATCCTGAGCGCGGGGGCGCTGCTCGCCGTGACGGGAGGGCCCTCGGCGCGTCAGCTGCTCGCCGTCTTCGCGGGTTCGATGGCCCTGCTCGTGCTCGGCCAGGGCCTCGCGCTGCGCCGCTCGCGGGCCGCGCTGCCGGACGGCGAGAGCGCCGCCGGCCTGCTGGGCGAGTGGATGCGCGTCGGCACGCCGCTCCTGTTGATTCTCGTCTTCATGAACCTGATGGCGCAGGCCGACGTGCTGCTCGTGGGCAGCATGCTGGGCGACGACGCCGTCGGCGTCTACAACGCGGCCAGCCGCACGGCGGCCACGGTGGGCTTCGCGCTCTTCGCGGTGAACGCCGCCGCCGCGCCCAGCCTCGCGGCGCTCCACGCCACCGGGCGACGGGAGGAGCTGGCGCGCCTGCTCGCCGCGACGAGTCGCTGGACCTTCTGGCCGGCGCTGGCCATCGCGCTGGGCTTTGCCCTCGCGGGGAAGGTGGTGCTGGGCTTCTTCGGCGCGGAGTTCACGCGCGCCTACCTGCCGCTCCTGATCCTGTGCGGCGGTCAGCTTGCCGCGGCGAGCGTGGGCCTCGCCGGCAGCCTGCTCAACCTGACCGGCCACGAGCGGCTCAGCGCCTCGCTACTGGCCGGCGCCGCGGCGCTGAACCTGCTGCTGAACGGGATGCTCATCCCGCGGTTCGGACTGCCGGGAGCCGCGGTGGCCACCACCGCGGCGCTCGTCGTCTGGAGTCTGGCGCTGCGCGTGGCGGCGCGGCGGCGCCTGGGGTTCGACCCCTTCGTGCTGGCGGGGAGGTCCTCGTGA